A section of the Cryobacterium soli genome encodes:
- a CDS encoding metal-dependent transcriptional regulator gives MKAPTAAAEDYLKTIYAHTEWQAEPITPKALATRLGIAPSSVTEMVKKLAADGLISHVPYGPLTLTPAGRLQATAVVRRHRLIETWLVRELGYTWDEVHDEAEVLEHAISDRLLEAIDTHLGHPTADPHGDLIPAADGSTAPVPAVVLADAVPGHSGTVLRVSDRDPAILRALADAGIVPGSRLDVVDAATVRLPAGGLHPLAPDAAVAIWLTS, from the coding sequence ATGAAAGCCCCCACTGCAGCCGCCGAGGACTACCTCAAGACCATCTACGCCCACACCGAGTGGCAGGCGGAGCCGATCACGCCCAAGGCCCTGGCCACCCGGCTGGGCATCGCGCCGTCATCGGTGACCGAGATGGTGAAGAAGCTGGCCGCAGATGGCCTGATCTCCCATGTGCCCTACGGGCCACTCACGCTCACCCCGGCCGGCCGGTTGCAGGCGACCGCTGTGGTGCGCCGGCACCGCCTGATCGAGACCTGGCTGGTGCGGGAGCTCGGTTATACCTGGGACGAGGTGCACGACGAGGCCGAGGTGCTCGAGCACGCCATCTCCGACCGTCTCCTCGAAGCCATCGACACGCACCTGGGTCATCCCACGGCCGACCCCCACGGGGATCTCATCCCCGCCGCGGACGGTTCGACGGCACCGGTGCCCGCGGTGGTGCTCGCCGATGCCGTACCCGGCCATTCCGGAACCGTGCTGCGGGTCAGCGACCGCGATCCGGCCATCCTGCGCGCCTTGGCGGATGCCGGCATTGTGCCGGGCAGCCGGCTCGACGTCGTCGATGCGGCCACCGTGCGGCTGCCTGCCGGCGGGCTGCATCCGCTCGCACCCGACGCGGCCGTGGCCATCTGGCTCACCAGCTGA
- a CDS encoding ArsR/SmtB family transcription factor, producing MLRYELSEADVGDIKFGVSPLCEMGLSLRALTEPGRYPLQSAWLARTASARAGADTAVLLALIDERLWTPDFLNPRPSSPLTRLPDELADLGRRDPRVVLGQLENLHGRVPQQFRGDPAAALRLIVTALADYWERAFAPHWPRMRSILQADIVHRGRRVAQSGLAVMLNELAPEMSFADNVVSVKNREVNTRVVAAAGRGLTLVPTMFANRASVPSELDEPPLILYSARGQGVMWQTENPVTVAAVAALLGRTRTALLLALAEPASSTELGLRFGVTASAVNQHLRALRDGGLVTSTRYGHSMLYFRSELGAALIDHH from the coding sequence ATGTTGCGATACGAGTTGAGCGAGGCCGATGTCGGCGACATCAAGTTCGGGGTGTCCCCGCTCTGCGAGATGGGCCTGTCGCTGCGGGCGCTCACAGAACCCGGCCGGTATCCGCTGCAGTCGGCCTGGCTGGCCCGCACGGCGTCGGCCAGGGCAGGAGCCGACACCGCCGTGCTGCTCGCCCTCATCGACGAGAGGCTCTGGACCCCCGACTTCCTCAACCCGCGCCCGAGTTCACCGCTCACCCGGCTGCCCGACGAGCTGGCCGATCTCGGCCGCCGCGATCCACGGGTGGTGCTCGGCCAGCTGGAGAACCTGCACGGACGCGTGCCCCAGCAGTTCAGGGGCGACCCCGCTGCGGCGCTGCGGTTGATCGTGACGGCGCTGGCGGACTACTGGGAGCGCGCGTTCGCACCGCACTGGCCGCGGATGCGCAGCATCCTGCAGGCCGACATCGTGCACCGCGGCCGCCGAGTGGCGCAAAGCGGCCTCGCCGTGATGCTCAATGAGCTCGCACCGGAGATGAGCTTCGCCGACAACGTCGTCTCGGTGAAGAACCGCGAGGTCAACACCCGGGTCGTCGCCGCTGCGGGGCGAGGGCTCACGCTCGTGCCCACAATGTTCGCCAACCGTGCGTCGGTACCGTCGGAACTCGACGAGCCGCCGCTGATCCTGTATTCCGCACGCGGTCAGGGCGTGATGTGGCAGACGGAGAATCCCGTCACCGTGGCCGCGGTCGCAGCGCTCCTCGGCCGAACCCGCACGGCCCTGCTCCTGGCACTGGCCGAGCCGGCGTCATCCACCGAACTCGGCCTGCGGTTCGGGGTGACGGCATCCGCCGTCAACCAACACCTGCGCGCGTTGCGCGACGGGGGACTGGTCACGTCCACCCGCTATGGCCACAGCATGCTGTATTTCCGCAGCGAGTTGGGTGCGGCGCTGATCGATCACCACTGA
- a CDS encoding TrmH family RNA methyltransferase: MPEPLNPTPELSTYGVGPWIGDWPDEPYYDPELLERGDTRNVIDRYRYWKMAAIVADLDEKRNPFHVAIENWQHDMNIGSIVRSANAFGADTVHIVGRKRWNKRGAMVTDRYQHVMHHPDVAAFVEWAHSESLPIIAIDNLPGSVIMETYRFPERCVMLFGQEGPGLSPEAVAAGDAMVEISQFGSTRSINASAAAAVTMHSWILQHRF; encoded by the coding sequence GTGCCAGAACCGTTGAACCCCACGCCAGAGCTGTCCACCTACGGGGTCGGCCCGTGGATCGGCGACTGGCCGGACGAGCCGTACTACGATCCCGAACTGCTTGAGCGGGGCGATACCCGCAACGTGATCGACCGCTACCGCTACTGGAAAATGGCGGCGATCGTCGCCGACCTCGACGAGAAGCGCAACCCGTTCCACGTGGCCATCGAGAACTGGCAGCACGACATGAACATCGGCTCCATCGTGCGCAGCGCGAACGCGTTCGGTGCCGACACCGTGCACATCGTGGGGCGTAAGCGCTGGAACAAGCGCGGCGCGATGGTGACCGACCGCTACCAGCACGTGATGCACCATCCGGATGTGGCGGCGTTCGTCGAATGGGCGCACTCCGAATCCCTGCCCATCATCGCCATCGACAACCTGCCCGGCAGCGTGATCATGGAGACCTATCGCTTCCCCGAGCGGTGTGTGATGCTCTTCGGACAGGAGGGCCCCGGCCTCTCACCGGAGGCCGTCGCCGCCGGCGACGCCATGGTGGAGATCAGCCAGTTCGGCTCGACTCGCTCCATCAACGCCTCCGCGGCAGCGGCTGTGACCATGCACTCCTGGATTCTCCAGCACAGATTCTGA
- a CDS encoding response regulator yields the protein MIRIAIADDQVLFCSGIQMLIESQDDLEFVGSAYDGEAIRELAATEHPDVILMDIRMPKADGITATAQILRDSGPAAPRVIVLTTHQRDTAVLQAIAAGASGFLMKDSTPEFLLASIRTVYDGKSVISPHGSLALLHDLSPRRQGPANEAVIAGLTVRQKEVFHLAARGLSNAEIAASAFISETTVKSHVSSVLAKLGLASRLQLVALAYENRLVV from the coding sequence ATGATCCGCATCGCGATCGCGGACGACCAGGTGCTGTTTTGCTCCGGGATCCAGATGCTGATCGAATCCCAAGATGACTTGGAGTTCGTCGGCTCTGCCTACGACGGTGAGGCGATCCGTGAACTCGCAGCTACCGAGCATCCCGATGTGATCCTGATGGATATCAGGATGCCCAAGGCGGACGGCATCACGGCGACCGCGCAGATCCTCCGGGACAGCGGCCCCGCCGCGCCACGCGTCATCGTGCTCACGACCCACCAGCGCGACACCGCGGTGCTGCAGGCCATTGCCGCCGGCGCCAGCGGCTTTCTGATGAAGGACTCCACGCCTGAATTCCTCCTCGCCTCGATCCGCACGGTGTATGACGGGAAGTCGGTGATCTCGCCGCACGGCTCGCTGGCCCTCCTCCACGATCTGTCGCCGCGGCGGCAAGGCCCGGCCAACGAGGCCGTGATCGCGGGGCTCACCGTGCGGCAGAAGGAAGTCTTCCACCTGGCAGCGCGGGGGCTGAGCAACGCGGAGATCGCGGCATCCGCCTTCATCAGCGAGACCACCGTGAAGAGCCACGTCTCGAGCGTGCTGGCCAAGCTGGGCCTGGCGTCCCGCCTTCAACTCGTCGCCCTGGCCTACGAGAACCGCCTCGTCGTATAG
- a CDS encoding PadR family transcriptional regulator, translating into MSTDVWTQLRKGVVEFCVLGLLAERPRYGWELADTLITNNLIASIGTLYPMLTRLRSQGLVSTYDEVSGAGPVRKYYELTPAGIAQLASFRAHWGPFSSTVYRIVGGDEHHD; encoded by the coding sequence GTGAGCACAGACGTCTGGACACAACTCCGCAAGGGGGTCGTGGAATTCTGCGTGCTCGGGCTGCTCGCGGAGCGGCCCAGGTACGGCTGGGAGCTCGCCGACACGCTCATCACGAACAATCTCATCGCCAGTATCGGAACGCTCTATCCGATGCTCACCCGCCTGCGCTCCCAAGGCCTTGTCAGCACCTACGACGAGGTCTCAGGCGCGGGGCCGGTGCGCAAGTACTACGAGCTGACCCCGGCGGGAATTGCTCAGCTGGCCAGCTTTCGGGCCCACTGGGGGCCTTTTTCCAGCACCGTGTACAGGATCGTCGGAGGGGACGAACACCATGACTGA
- a CDS encoding Nramp family divalent metal transporter, with amino-acid sequence MPQTDRSASAIEAPASPPAVRGVGSTRLLWLLGPALVAGVAYLDPGNVASNMTAGARYGYLLVWVVVAGNLMAWLIQYLSAKLGIVTGTSLPEVLGVRLRRPATRRLYWVQAELVAMATDLAEIIGGAVALNLLFGLPLLTGGVITGVISMIVLTVQTRRGPRVFERVIVALLLIITVGFTAGVFFSPPDAGGVVAGLVPRFEGTDSVLLAASILGATIMPHAIYAHSALTRDRFPMQEGPAATRRLLWATKWDVSIAMLIAGTVNLAILLLAASALQGVPGTDSLEGAYLALQSGLGPVVATVFAVGLLASGLASTSVGAYAGAEIMHGLLKVRVPLLLRRVVTLIPALLILGVGFDPTQALVLSQVVLSFGIPFALIPLVWLTAQRGLLGDFTNRWFTTAAGAVAAVLLVALNAVLLVLVFSAG; translated from the coding sequence ATGCCTCAAACCGACAGGTCCGCTTCCGCCATCGAAGCCCCGGCCTCGCCGCCCGCCGTGCGCGGCGTCGGATCGACCCGCCTGCTCTGGCTGCTCGGCCCCGCCCTGGTCGCGGGGGTCGCCTACCTCGACCCGGGCAATGTGGCCAGCAATATGACCGCCGGCGCCCGCTACGGCTACCTGCTCGTGTGGGTGGTCGTGGCCGGAAACCTGATGGCCTGGCTGATTCAGTACCTCTCCGCCAAGCTCGGCATCGTCACCGGAACGAGCCTGCCGGAGGTGCTCGGTGTGCGGCTGCGCCGGCCCGCGACCCGGCGGCTGTACTGGGTGCAGGCCGAGCTCGTGGCCATGGCCACCGACCTGGCCGAGATCATCGGCGGGGCCGTGGCACTGAACCTGCTCTTCGGGCTACCGCTGCTGACCGGCGGTGTGATCACCGGCGTGATCTCGATGATCGTGCTGACCGTGCAGACCCGGCGGGGCCCGCGCGTCTTCGAACGGGTGATCGTGGCGCTGCTGCTGATCATCACGGTGGGGTTCACCGCCGGCGTCTTCTTCTCACCGCCGGATGCCGGCGGTGTCGTCGCCGGGCTCGTGCCGCGCTTCGAGGGCACCGACTCGGTGCTGCTCGCGGCGTCGATCCTGGGCGCCACGATCATGCCGCATGCGATCTACGCACATTCGGCGCTCACCCGGGACAGGTTCCCGATGCAGGAGGGGCCGGCGGCGACCCGGCGACTACTCTGGGCGACCAAGTGGGATGTGTCGATCGCGATGCTCATCGCCGGCACCGTGAACCTCGCCATCCTGCTGCTGGCGGCCTCGGCCCTGCAGGGCGTGCCGGGCACCGACTCCCTCGAGGGCGCCTACCTCGCCCTGCAGAGCGGTCTGGGCCCGGTCGTCGCAACGGTGTTCGCCGTGGGCCTGCTGGCCTCTGGGCTGGCCTCCACCTCGGTTGGAGCGTACGCCGGCGCCGAGATCATGCACGGCCTGCTCAAGGTGCGGGTGCCGCTGCTGCTGCGCCGCGTGGTCACCCTCATCCCGGCCCTGTTGATCCTGGGCGTGGGCTTCGACCCCACCCAGGCGCTTGTGCTCAGCCAGGTGGTGCTGTCGTTCGGCATCCCGTTCGCCCTGATCCCGCTGGTCTGGCTCACCGCGCAGCGGGGCCTGCTCGGCGACTTCACCAACCGCTGGTTCACCACGGCCGCGGGGGCCGTGGCGGCCGTGCTGCTGGTGGCACTCAACGCCGTGCTCCTGGTGCTGGTCTTCAGCGCCGGATAA
- a CDS encoding DUF4440 domain-containing protein, whose amino-acid sequence MTVITDDLPARLLHEAHDGWRAILAGKGGDYYQRTMTGDALLILPGQVVDRDHVRAALAAAGPLDRYELHDPAVIRVGEHAGVLVYRSLAWRGDVVTELQTSTTYLFDENNGGWSIAAHQESPV is encoded by the coding sequence ATGACTGTGATCACCGACGATCTCCCTGCCAGGCTCCTGCACGAAGCCCACGACGGATGGCGCGCCATCCTCGCGGGTAAGGGCGGCGACTACTACCAACGCACCATGACCGGTGACGCCCTGCTCATCCTCCCGGGCCAGGTGGTGGACCGGGACCACGTGCGCGCCGCCCTGGCCGCCGCCGGCCCGCTGGACCGCTACGAATTGCACGATCCGGCCGTGATTCGGGTCGGTGAGCACGCCGGCGTGCTGGTCTACCGGTCGCTCGCTTGGCGGGGCGACGTGGTCACCGAGCTGCAGACGTCCACGACCTATCTCTTCGACGAGAACAACGGCGGCTGGTCCATCGCGGCCCATCAGGAGTCGCCCGTCTAA
- a CDS encoding MFS transporter has product MPLTPSPSTGLIPALPAEDAAPSNPQRGSWRMRLAGPFTDPVLRILSAYALVSTLGRGVFFTLTVLYFTLIVGLSTAEVAIVLTVASAVGVLTGLLGGQLADRISSRRLLFAIVVLEGVALIAYAQATSFGLVLLIACIVTGADRAANSTRAAIIARAFTGGARVDARAILRTITNVGIALGSALASVPLLIGTGDAFRLAIVLAGTATLASTLVVWRLPRRVNAPARATTRTGPSPAPGGRPPFRNPRYLALTALSGLFGIQFGLAEIGLPLWVVNFTEAPTVMVSVLLIVNTTLVIAFQIPLSRGTHDVRRAGNAVGLAGLLMLVACLAYAGSGAVPVVAAVALLVVAMLLHTFAEVLSSAGTWGLSFELAEPDRAGAYQGVFSMGFSLGAMVAPLVITATVLTHGPVGWALLAALFAGSAAGIMVIARRDTDTMAPDLSASLKKT; this is encoded by the coding sequence ATGCCTCTCACGCCTTCCCCGTCCACCGGCCTCATTCCCGCGTTGCCGGCGGAGGACGCCGCGCCGTCAAACCCGCAGCGCGGCTCCTGGCGGATGCGCCTGGCCGGGCCGTTCACGGACCCGGTGCTGCGCATCCTGTCGGCGTACGCTCTCGTGAGCACGTTGGGACGCGGCGTGTTCTTCACCCTGACGGTGCTGTACTTCACCCTGATCGTGGGGTTGTCCACGGCCGAAGTGGCGATCGTGCTCACGGTGGCGAGCGCGGTCGGCGTGCTCACTGGCCTGCTCGGCGGTCAGCTGGCCGACCGCATCAGCTCCCGGCGGTTGCTGTTCGCCATCGTGGTGCTGGAGGGTGTGGCCCTGATCGCCTACGCGCAGGCCACCAGCTTCGGCCTGGTGCTGCTGATCGCCTGCATCGTGACCGGGGCAGACCGGGCCGCCAACAGCACCCGTGCTGCGATCATCGCCCGCGCCTTCACGGGAGGCGCCCGGGTGGATGCCCGTGCGATCCTCCGCACTATCACCAACGTCGGCATCGCCCTGGGCTCGGCCCTCGCGAGCGTGCCGCTGCTGATCGGCACCGGGGACGCGTTCCGGCTGGCGATCGTGCTCGCCGGCACGGCCACGCTCGCCAGCACCCTGGTGGTGTGGCGGCTGCCCAGACGGGTCAACGCGCCGGCTCGGGCGACCACCCGGACCGGCCCTTCTCCGGCGCCCGGCGGCCGCCCGCCATTCCGCAACCCCCGCTACCTGGCCCTGACCGCCCTGTCCGGACTCTTCGGTATCCAGTTCGGGCTGGCCGAGATCGGGTTGCCGCTCTGGGTGGTGAATTTCACCGAGGCGCCCACGGTCATGGTCTCGGTGCTGCTGATCGTGAACACCACGCTCGTGATCGCCTTCCAGATTCCGCTGTCGCGGGGCACCCACGACGTGCGACGCGCTGGGAACGCGGTGGGCCTGGCCGGGCTGCTGATGCTGGTCGCCTGCCTGGCCTACGCGGGGTCCGGTGCGGTGCCGGTCGTGGCCGCCGTCGCGCTGCTCGTCGTGGCGATGCTGCTGCACACCTTCGCAGAGGTGCTCTCGTCGGCCGGCACCTGGGGTCTGAGCTTCGAGCTGGCCGAACCCGATCGGGCCGGCGCCTACCAGGGCGTCTTCTCGATGGGATTCTCCCTCGGCGCCATGGTGGCACCCCTCGTGATCACCGCCACCGTGCTCACCCACGGGCCGGTGGGCTGGGCCCTGCTGGCCGCCCTCTTCGCCGGTTCCGCCGCGGGGATCATGGTCATCGCCCGCCGCGATACCGACACCATGGCACCTGATCTTTCGGCGAGCCTAAAAAAGACGTAG
- a CDS encoding HAAS signaling domain-containing protein, which translates to MTESTLADVAGRYLAALDQALAGVPGEVRTGILTGVREELEGLSAADAAVRIRELGDPEFIAADARSDTPQPISAAPTPAREARWYPVVAALLVMVGGIVLPVLGTVAGLVMVWFSTAWTRTEKWVATLIPVAVVVLLGATGVVVAVASTGQAGPAGDGPSPLIPGPVDVVTLGIVLLVVVQVGVGIWLLVRAAKRG; encoded by the coding sequence ATGACTGAATCGACACTTGCCGACGTGGCAGGCCGCTATCTCGCCGCGCTGGACCAGGCGCTGGCCGGGGTGCCCGGCGAGGTTCGCACCGGCATCCTGACGGGCGTCCGGGAGGAACTTGAGGGCTTGAGCGCCGCGGACGCCGCGGTGCGGATCCGCGAGCTGGGCGACCCCGAGTTCATCGCCGCCGACGCCCGCAGCGACACTCCGCAGCCGATATCCGCCGCGCCCACGCCCGCGCGGGAGGCCCGGTGGTACCCGGTTGTCGCTGCCCTGTTGGTGATGGTGGGCGGAATCGTCCTGCCGGTGCTGGGCACCGTGGCCGGTCTCGTGATGGTGTGGTTCTCCACGGCCTGGACCCGCACGGAGAAATGGGTCGCCACGCTCATCCCCGTGGCCGTCGTCGTGCTCCTGGGCGCGACGGGCGTGGTCGTCGCTGTCGCATCCACCGGCCAGGCGGGCCCAGCGGGAGACGGCCCCTCGCCGCTGATCCCCGGCCCCGTCGACGTCGTCACGCTCGGCATCGTCCTACTGGTCGTGGTGCAGGTCGGCGTCGGCATCTGGCTGCTGGTACGGGCCGCGAAGCGGGGCTGA
- a CDS encoding ATP-dependent DNA ligase — MGRFVYNSTLNILLDDEELGHLQAVIGAKFRLQQSFYFTWTRPANTGEYRSTIWLTPHIPLQFHYRRALSAALDRDRINDMYAQANSPGGLLLVIDP, encoded by the coding sequence ATGGGCCGGTTCGTCTACAACTCGACGCTCAACATCCTGCTGGACGATGAGGAGCTCGGCCATCTGCAAGCCGTCATCGGCGCCAAGTTCCGCCTCCAGCAGTCGTTCTATTTCACCTGGACCCGCCCGGCCAACACCGGCGAGTACCGCTCCACGATCTGGCTCACGCCGCACATTCCCCTGCAGTTCCACTACCGGCGGGCGCTCAGCGCCGCGCTGGACCGGGACCGGATCAACGACATGTACGCCCAGGCGAACAGCCCGGGTGGCCTGTTGCTGGTCATCGACCCCTGA
- a CDS encoding DedA family protein: MQPTLFGIDFLDSEWLIGWFGSFVLLGVAAVVFVETGFIVLSFLPGDSLLFTVGLLTATGDIPFPIFVTCAIIFVAAFAGDQLAYGIGRKAGPAVFAREQNRFFNPKNVERTNAFFAKHGGKAVIIARFLPVFRAFVPLAAGVGKMSYRTFVTFNLIGAFAWGVGLTMVGFLLGQIDFVARYSEYFIIGIVLLSGIPILTELYKAGRENLRTRGKAVVPPVEIPEDVRE; the protein is encoded by the coding sequence ATGCAACCCACACTCTTCGGGATTGATTTCCTTGACTCCGAGTGGCTGATCGGCTGGTTCGGCTCCTTCGTGCTGCTCGGCGTGGCCGCCGTGGTCTTCGTGGAGACCGGGTTCATCGTGTTGTCGTTCCTTCCGGGCGACTCGCTGCTCTTCACCGTGGGGCTGCTCACCGCCACCGGGGACATTCCGTTCCCGATCTTCGTGACCTGCGCGATCATCTTCGTCGCGGCCTTTGCGGGCGATCAGCTCGCGTACGGCATCGGCCGCAAAGCCGGGCCAGCGGTGTTCGCCCGTGAGCAGAACCGGTTCTTCAACCCGAAGAACGTGGAGCGCACCAACGCGTTCTTCGCCAAGCACGGCGGCAAGGCCGTGATCATCGCCCGGTTCCTGCCCGTCTTCCGGGCGTTTGTGCCACTCGCGGCCGGCGTCGGCAAGATGAGCTATCGCACGTTCGTCACCTTCAACCTGATCGGCGCCTTCGCCTGGGGCGTCGGACTCACCATGGTGGGCTTCCTGCTCGGCCAGATCGACTTCGTGGCCCGCTACTCCGAGTACTTCATCATCGGCATCGTGCTGCTCTCGGGCATCCCCATACTCACCGAGCTCTACAAGGCCGGCCGGGAGAACCTGCGCACCCGGGGCAAGGCCGTCGTGCCGCCCGTGGAAATTCCGGAGGACGTGCGCGAGTAG
- a CDS encoding sensor histidine kinase codes for MTKMTRVLRAASKPAVGAGFVLFWVMAEVGRFDPDAVPVAVLPFLLIGIAIAVARVAPGVALGIGGALLLAQLIVPALRFDQSAFPAYLGLAVVAVVVGAGQGGRLRTASLPLLILYGIVAGLFYTVPALSPAGDASVVTGWGPANPNLGGNIAGWCAGFAVVAAAGWFIGFGIRARDERNRSEAQRLAVEADLAGAETELRLASERDRIAQDVHDIMAHSLSVIVAQADGARYLGDRRPGSTNDSLAAIAESARESLVEVRMLIESLDPASDGHSHPTLGDLDALLARMRSAGLLVGHAVFGEPGTLTAGQQLAVYRIVQEGLTNALKHGGASADAQVMFDWRGPGLSLTISSRGAGGLPAEPSSGRGLRGMHERARLAGGWLAAGPDDDEPHRFVVTGFVPRADVVMGSLVPFGGAAS; via the coding sequence ATGACGAAAATGACGAGGGTGCTGCGGGCCGCTAGCAAACCCGCTGTCGGGGCAGGATTCGTGCTGTTCTGGGTGATGGCCGAGGTGGGGCGATTCGATCCGGATGCCGTCCCGGTGGCGGTGTTGCCGTTTCTGCTGATTGGCATCGCCATCGCCGTGGCACGTGTCGCCCCGGGGGTGGCTCTCGGTATCGGTGGGGCGCTTCTGCTGGCCCAACTCATCGTCCCGGCGCTCAGATTCGACCAGTCGGCGTTTCCGGCCTACCTCGGCCTGGCGGTCGTCGCGGTGGTGGTCGGTGCCGGCCAGGGTGGCCGGTTGCGAACCGCCAGCCTTCCGCTTCTCATCCTGTATGGCATCGTGGCCGGCCTGTTCTACACGGTTCCGGCGCTCTCGCCGGCGGGCGACGCCAGTGTCGTCACCGGCTGGGGACCGGCCAATCCGAACCTCGGTGGCAACATCGCCGGCTGGTGTGCCGGATTCGCGGTGGTCGCGGCGGCGGGGTGGTTCATCGGCTTCGGCATCCGCGCCCGCGACGAACGTAACCGCAGCGAGGCGCAGCGTCTGGCGGTGGAGGCCGACCTCGCCGGCGCGGAGACCGAACTCAGACTCGCCAGCGAGCGGGACCGGATCGCCCAGGACGTGCACGACATCATGGCGCACTCGCTCTCGGTCATCGTGGCCCAGGCGGACGGTGCTCGGTACCTGGGTGATCGCCGACCGGGCAGCACGAACGACTCCCTTGCCGCGATCGCGGAGTCCGCCCGAGAGTCGCTGGTCGAGGTGCGGATGCTCATCGAATCGCTCGACCCTGCCTCTGACGGGCACTCGCACCCCACGCTGGGCGACCTCGACGCCCTCCTGGCGCGGATGCGGTCCGCCGGGCTGCTCGTCGGCCACGCGGTGTTCGGGGAGCCGGGTACGCTGACCGCCGGGCAGCAGTTGGCGGTCTACCGCATCGTTCAGGAGGGCCTGACGAATGCGCTCAAGCACGGTGGGGCATCCGCTGACGCCCAGGTGATGTTCGACTGGCGGGGGCCCGGCCTGTCGCTGACCATTTCGTCCCGCGGCGCGGGCGGCCTCCCGGCAGAGCCGTCCTCGGGGCGAGGCCTGCGTGGAATGCACGAACGCGCGCGCTTGGCTGGAGGCTGGCTGGCGGCGGGACCCGACGACGATGAGCCCCATCGATTCGTCGTGACCGGGTTCGTGCCTCGCGCCGATGTGGTTATGGGTAGCCTGGTGCCGTTTGGCGGGGCCGCCTCATGA
- a CDS encoding HAD-IIA family hydrolase, translating to MRTRDEIECWLTDMDGVLVHENQALPGAAELLQQWTDAGTPFLVLTNNSIFTPRDLSARLRSSGLNVPEERIWTSALATADFLKQQSPGGTAFVIGEVGLTTALHEAGFIMTETNPDYVVVGETRNYSFEAITKAIRLLLKGARFIVTNPDATGPSAEGPMPATGAIAALITKATGMEPYVVGKPNPMMFRSAMNRIGAHSENTGMIGDRMDTDIVAGIEAGLHTVLVLTGISDTAEIARYPFRPDEILDGVHQLLSAEPVESDAI from the coding sequence ATGAGAACGCGTGACGAGATCGAATGCTGGCTCACCGACATGGACGGAGTCCTGGTGCACGAGAACCAGGCCCTGCCCGGTGCGGCCGAACTGCTACAGCAGTGGACCGATGCAGGCACTCCGTTCCTGGTACTCACCAACAACTCCATCTTCACCCCGCGTGACCTGTCGGCGCGGCTGCGCTCCTCCGGCCTCAATGTTCCCGAGGAGCGCATCTGGACCTCGGCGCTGGCCACGGCCGACTTCCTCAAGCAGCAGAGCCCCGGCGGCACCGCCTTCGTGATCGGTGAGGTCGGGCTCACCACCGCGCTGCACGAGGCCGGCTTCATCATGACCGAGACCAACCCGGACTACGTGGTGGTGGGCGAGACCCGCAACTACTCGTTCGAAGCCATCACCAAGGCCATCCGTCTGCTGCTCAAGGGCGCCCGCTTCATTGTCACCAACCCGGATGCGACAGGCCCCAGTGCCGAGGGACCGATGCCGGCCACGGGCGCCATCGCCGCGCTCATCACGAAGGCCACGGGCATGGAGCCCTACGTGGTTGGCAAGCCCAATCCGATGATGTTCCGTTCCGCGATGAACCGCATCGGCGCACACTCGGAGAACACCGGCATGATCGGAGACCGGATGGACACCGACATCGTGGCCGGGATCGAGGCCGGGCTGCACACCGTGCTCGTGCTCACCGGCATCAGCGACACCGCCGAGATCGCCCGCTACCCGTTCCGCCCCGACGAGATCCTCGACGGCGTGCACCAGCTGCTCTCCGCGGAGCCTGTGGAGTCCGACGCGATCTGA